One Lucilia cuprina isolate Lc7/37 chromosome 4, ASM2204524v1, whole genome shotgun sequence DNA segment encodes these proteins:
- the LOC111684953 gene encoding sodium/potassium-transporting ATPase subunit beta-1-like: MSSRTSWTKVLLNLENGTVLTRTPFHWLLLLIFYTIFFCGILALWFLCYGIFEKSLLLQRPKWLLSQPGFSFEPATTFRENYLKVEYHVESLEEVGGLVDHINKALGKYGNIPKEHYGECQNHNYYGYGISKPCIFLKINRIIGFKTLALESINDLPQDAPQEMLEYLESLSELKLKQHIWISCDARPSVKFLYFPRRFYEISDVDYVSAVNYSNGFYNESDFKRIIAVQIDNISLNVKHHIRCFLWAKNIVRDLKGKTGKGLVRFSLEIKR, translated from the coding sequence ATGTCTTCAAGAACAAGCTGGACTAAAGTTCTATTAAATCTTGAAAATGGCACGGTACTAACACGCACCCCGTTTCATTGGTTGTTGCTCTTAATATTTTATACGATATTTTTTTGTGGCATATTAGCCTTATGGTTTCTATGCTATGGAATTTTTGAGAAATCTCTATTACTACAACGACCTAAATGGCTTCTATCACAACCGGGTTTCAGTTTTGAACCAGCAACAACTTTTCgtgaaaattatttgaaagttGAGTATCATGTGGAATCCCTAGAAGAAGTGGGCGGTTTAGTGGATCATATAAATAAAGCTCTTGGAAAGTATGGGAATATACCAAAAGAACATTATGGTGAATGTCAAAATCATAATTATTATGGATATGGAATATCCAAACCTTGTATTTTTCTTAAGATAAATCGAATAATTGGATTCAAAACTTTAGCGCTTGAGAGTATAAACGATTTGCCTCAAGATGCTCCGCAAGAAATGCTGGAATATTTGGAAAGTTTATCTGAGCTGAAACTCAAGCAACATATATGGATTTCTTGCGATGCCAGACCTTCAgttaagtttttgtattttcctaGGCGTTTTTATGAAATATCGGATGTGGATTATGTTTCTGCAGTAAACTATTCCAATGGTTTTTATAATGAAAGTGATTTTAAACGAATTATTGCCGTACAAATCGATAATATTTCCTTAAATGTTAAACATCATATACGCTGTTTTCTCTGGGCTAAAAATATTGTTCGAGATTTAAAAGGTAAAACGGGTAAGGGTTTAGTGCGTTTCAGTTTGGAAATTAAACGTTAA